The Sphingobium sp. JS3065 genome includes a region encoding these proteins:
- a CDS encoding aspartate kinase, producing the protein MARIVMKFGGTSMAGMERIRNVAARVKHVVEQGHEVAVVVSAMAGETDRLVGFCKEASPLYDPAEYDVVVASGEQVTSGLLAMTLKAMGVDARSWLGWQLPIRTNEAHAKARIGEIDTTDLLASMASGTVAVIPGFQGMMEDGRISTLGRGGSDTSAVAVAAALKADRCDIYTDVDGVYTTDPRIVARARKLDLVTYEEMLELASVGAKVLQTRSVGLAMKEGVVVQVLSSFDDPTQDDLPGTLIVSEEELEAKLKEDKMERQLITGIAHDKNEAKITLTRVPDRPGAVAHIFGPLAAAAINVDMIIQNVGRDKGETDVTFTVPGADLARALDVLEGQKDVIGFNRVIPDTKVAKVSVVGVGMKSHAGVASAMFQALADRGINILAISTSEIKVSVLIDEDETELAVRVLHTAYGLDAPVG; encoded by the coding sequence ATGGCGCGCATCGTGATGAAATTCGGCGGCACCTCCATGGCGGGGATGGAGCGAATTCGCAACGTGGCCGCGCGCGTCAAACATGTCGTGGAGCAGGGCCATGAAGTCGCCGTCGTCGTGTCCGCCATGGCGGGCGAGACGGACCGGCTGGTCGGATTCTGCAAGGAAGCCTCGCCGCTTTACGATCCGGCTGAATATGACGTGGTCGTCGCCAGCGGCGAGCAGGTGACGAGCGGCCTGCTCGCCATGACGCTGAAGGCGATGGGCGTGGACGCGCGCAGTTGGCTGGGCTGGCAGCTGCCGATCCGCACCAACGAAGCCCATGCCAAGGCGCGCATCGGGGAGATCGACACGACCGATCTGCTCGCGTCGATGGCATCGGGCACGGTCGCGGTCATCCCCGGCTTCCAGGGCATGATGGAGGATGGCCGCATATCGACCCTGGGCCGGGGCGGTTCGGACACCTCGGCCGTGGCCGTGGCGGCGGCCTTGAAGGCGGATCGCTGCGACATCTATACCGATGTCGACGGCGTCTACACTACCGATCCCCGCATCGTGGCGCGGGCGCGCAAGCTCGACCTCGTCACTTATGAGGAAATGCTGGAACTGGCCTCGGTCGGGGCCAAGGTGCTCCAGACCCGCTCGGTCGGCCTCGCCATGAAGGAAGGCGTGGTCGTGCAGGTGCTTTCCTCCTTCGATGATCCTACCCAGGACGACCTCCCCGGCACGCTGATCGTCAGCGAGGAGGAACTGGAAGCCAAGCTCAAGGAAGACAAGATGGAACGTCAGCTCATCACCGGCATCGCCCATGACAAGAATGAGGCGAAGATCACCCTGACCCGCGTGCCGGACCGTCCGGGCGCGGTGGCGCACATCTTCGGGCCGCTGGCCGCCGCCGCGATCAACGTCGACATGATCATCCAGAATGTCGGCCGCGACAAGGGCGAGACGGACGTGACCTTCACCGTGCCGGGCGCGGACCTGGCGCGGGCGCTGGACGTGCTGGAAGGCCAGAAGGACGTGATCGGCTTCAACCGGGTGATCCCCGATACGAAGGTGGCGAAAGTGTCGGTGGTCGGCGTCGGCATGAAGAGCCATGCCGGCGTGGCTTCGGCCATGTTCCAGGCGCTGGCCGATCGCGGGATCAACATCCTCGCCATCTCGACCAGCGAGATCAAGGTTTCGGTGCTGATCGACGAGGATGAGACGGAACTGGCGGTGCGCGTGCTGCACACCGCCTACGGTCTGGACGCGCCGGTCGGGTAA
- a CDS encoding zf-TFIIB domain-containing protein, protein MRDQAAVSAMLCPVCHVGLSMTDRQGVEIDYCPQCRGVWLDRGELDKIIERSAGGVPAPQASYRPDRDYRDDGRHYPRKRKKSFLEELFD, encoded by the coding sequence ATGCGGGATCAGGCTGCGGTGTCGGCCATGCTCTGCCCGGTCTGTCATGTGGGCCTTTCCATGACGGACCGGCAGGGGGTGGAGATCGACTATTGCCCGCAATGCCGGGGCGTCTGGCTGGACCGGGGCGAACTGGACAAGATCATAGAGCGTTCGGCGGGAGGCGTTCCGGCTCCGCAGGCCAGTTATCGGCCGGATCGGGACTATCGCGACGACGGGCGCCATTATCCCAGGAAACGGAAGAAGAGCTTTCTCGAAGAGCTGTTCGACTGA
- a CDS encoding Bax inhibitor-1/YccA family protein has protein sequence MPGYGASQTAQTDAGLRAHMLGVFRNMGIGLVITGLVAAFIGNTPVLAAAIFGTPLKWVAIFAPLAFVFFFSFRIEKMTTAGARMAFYAFSAVMGVSLASIFLVFTGGSIAQAFFSAAVMFLAMALWGYTTGRDLSKFGSFLIMGLIGILVASLINIFIGSSAMQMVISIIGVVVFTGLTAWDVQRIKSEYFAYAGHEVAQKMQVMGALSLYLNFVNLFQMLLNLTGERE, from the coding sequence ATGCCGGGCTATGGTGCGAGCCAGACGGCGCAGACCGACGCCGGGCTGCGCGCGCACATGCTGGGCGTTTTCCGCAATATGGGTATCGGCCTGGTCATCACCGGGCTGGTCGCCGCCTTCATCGGCAATACGCCGGTGCTGGCCGCCGCGATCTTTGGCACGCCCTTGAAATGGGTGGCGATCTTCGCGCCTTTGGCTTTCGTGTTCTTCTTCAGCTTCCGCATCGAAAAGATGACGACGGCGGGCGCGCGCATGGCCTTCTACGCCTTTTCGGCGGTGATGGGCGTGTCGCTGGCTAGCATCTTCCTGGTGTTCACGGGCGGGTCGATCGCGCAGGCCTTCTTCTCCGCCGCCGTGATGTTCCTGGCCATGGCGCTGTGGGGCTACACCACCGGGCGCGACCTGTCGAAATTCGGGTCGTTCCTGATCATGGGCCTGATCGGCATATTGGTGGCGAGCCTGATCAACATCTTCATCGGCTCCTCCGCCATGCAGATGGTGATTTCGATCATCGGCGTGGTGGTGTTCACGGGTCTGACCGCCTGGGACGTGCAGCGCATCAAGTCGGAATATTTCGCTTATGCCGGTCATGAAGTGGCGCAGAAGATGCAGGTGATGGGCGCGCTGTCGCTGTACCTGAACTTCGTCAACCTGTTCCAGATGCTGCTGAACCTGACGGGCGAGCGGGAGTAA
- a CDS encoding NfeD family protein, translating to MGTGMTDWLAMLDDHWGWLVFAALLGVGEVLMPGVFLIWVALAAAVTGLIALAFPISVPSQLLLFAGLCLVSVWGGRRWYTANPVDSQDPLLNDRTARLVGEIVTVVEPIDNGHGRVKVGDSVWSCRGPDAPVGARVRVIGAEASELKVELA from the coding sequence ATGGGAACGGGCATGACGGACTGGCTCGCCATGCTGGACGACCATTGGGGCTGGCTGGTCTTCGCCGCGCTGCTCGGCGTGGGCGAGGTGCTGATGCCTGGCGTATTCCTGATCTGGGTGGCGCTGGCCGCCGCGGTGACGGGCCTCATCGCCCTCGCCTTTCCGATCTCCGTGCCTTCCCAATTGCTGCTTTTCGCGGGCCTTTGCCTCGTCTCGGTATGGGGCGGACGGCGCTGGTACACCGCCAATCCGGTGGATTCGCAAGACCCGCTGCTCAACGACCGCACGGCGCGGCTGGTGGGAGAGATCGTCACCGTCGTCGAACCGATCGACAATGGGCATGGGCGGGTGAAGGTGGGGGACAGCGTATGGTCCTGCCGCGGCCCTGACGCGCCGGTCGGCGCGAGGGTCAGGGTGATCGGCGCAGAAGCCTCCGAGTTGAAGGTGGAGTTGGCCTGA
- the ubiG gene encoding bifunctional 2-polyprenyl-6-hydroxyphenol methylase/3-demethylubiquinol 3-O-methyltransferase UbiG, whose protein sequence is MANTASNTIDPREAAHFGSMAADWWDPKGSSAMLHKLNPVRLRYIRDAVDRHWPGHDQSFHPLAGRRALDVGCGAGLLSEPLARMGATLTALDAAEENIAVARSHADGQGLAIDYRATPVEQLEESGFDLVTSMEVIEHVADPAAFIAALAQKLAPDGLLILSTPNRTPLSRLAMITIGESIGGIPKGTHDWRKFLNPEELTKLLEDAGLEVTDSSGLSFTPAKGFILSPNKAINYLLTARHRRR, encoded by the coding sequence ATGGCGAACACAGCTTCCAACACCATCGACCCCCGCGAAGCCGCGCATTTCGGCAGCATGGCCGCCGACTGGTGGGATCCAAAGGGCAGCAGCGCCATGCTGCACAAACTCAACCCCGTGCGCCTGCGCTATATCCGCGACGCCGTCGACCGGCATTGGCCGGGGCATGACCAGAGCTTCCACCCTCTCGCGGGCAGGCGGGCACTGGATGTGGGTTGCGGCGCGGGATTGCTCTCCGAACCGCTGGCGCGCATGGGGGCGACCCTGACGGCGCTCGACGCGGCGGAGGAGAATATCGCGGTGGCGCGCAGCCATGCCGACGGGCAAGGCCTCGCCATCGATTATCGCGCGACCCCGGTGGAGCAGTTGGAGGAAAGCGGCTTCGACCTCGTCACATCGATGGAAGTGATCGAGCATGTCGCGGATCCTGCCGCCTTCATCGCCGCCCTGGCGCAAAAGCTGGCGCCGGACGGCCTGCTGATCCTCTCGACCCCTAACCGCACGCCGCTGTCCCGGCTGGCCATGATCACCATCGGCGAAAGCATCGGCGGCATTCCCAAGGGCACGCACGACTGGCGCAAATTCCTGAATCCTGAGGAATTGACGAAGCTGCTGGAAGATGCGGGTCTGGAAGTCACCGACAGTAGCGGCCTCAGCTTCACGCCCGCCAAGGGCTTCATCCTGTCGCCCAACAAGGCGATCAACTATCTGCTGACCGCCCGCCATCGGCGGAGGTGA
- the polA gene encoding DNA polymerase I, which translates to MPQNHLYLVDGSGYIFRAYHQLPPLTNKHGQPVGAVYGYTTMLWKLADELGKAEGPTHLAVVLDKGSHTFRNDMYDQYKANRPPAPEDLVPQFPMIRDATRAFSLPCIEEAGFEADDIIASYTKAAVAAGWHVTIVSSDKDLMQLIQPGVDMYDTMKNERRGADYVMTKFGVQPEQLGDVLALMGDSVDNVPGIPGIGPKTAAKLISEYGNLEAALEAAPSMKKSKMQENLIAHADMARLSRRLVALHDAMDLPEPLDDLTLKGIPLEPLQAFLEHHGFKSLLARAGAPAAAVAVATAAAAVSEATPPAAPVHEEEPPIDRSLYETVVTEEALDRWIAAAHAEGLVAVDTETDMLDCVSCALVGVSLAVGPNAACYIPVGHGGKDMFAEKPDQLPLALVLGKLKPLLEDDSVLKIGQNLKYDMTVLRRLGIEIAPYDDTIVMSFDLDAGQSLAGHGMDEAAKVHLGHICISFKDVCGAGKSQISFAEVPLDKATEYAAEDADVTLRLWKLFKTRVANEGATRVYELVDRPLVGVIAKMEHEGIKVDREALSRLSAEFTAGIAALETEIHGLAGQPFAIGSTQQLGAILFDKMGYKGGRKGKSGAYSTDVTILEQLKAQGAEIAGKILDWRQLSKLKSTYTDALQAQINRDTGRVHTSYSLSGAQTGRLSSTDPNLQNIPIRTEVGRQIRHAFVAEPGNVILAADYSQIELRLAAHMADVPALKEAFANGEDIHAATAQQLFGEVNRDTRGRAKTINFAILYGISRWGLAGRLEISADEAQDMISRYYERFPGISIYITDTIEKARSRGYTETLFGRKTWFPRIKASIQHERQGAERAAINAPIQGTSADIIKRAMARMGPALAAEGLHKVKMLLQVHDELVFELPAGDVEQAGAVIRRVMEGAAEPIVKLSVPLGVEIGHGPSWGAAH; encoded by the coding sequence ATGCCCCAGAATCATCTCTACCTCGTCGACGGCAGCGGCTATATCTTCCGCGCCTATCACCAGCTTCCGCCCCTCACCAACAAGCATGGCCAGCCCGTCGGCGCGGTCTATGGCTACACCACCATGCTCTGGAAGCTGGCCGACGAACTGGGCAAGGCCGAGGGGCCGACCCATCTGGCGGTCGTGCTGGACAAGGGCAGCCACACCTTCCGCAACGACATGTACGACCAGTATAAGGCGAACCGCCCACCCGCGCCGGAAGATCTGGTCCCGCAATTCCCCATGATCCGCGACGCCACCCGCGCCTTCTCCCTCCCCTGCATCGAGGAAGCGGGGTTCGAGGCCGACGACATCATCGCCAGCTACACGAAAGCCGCCGTCGCGGCAGGCTGGCATGTCACCATCGTCAGTTCCGACAAGGATCTGATGCAGCTTATCCAGCCCGGCGTCGACATGTACGACACGATGAAGAATGAGCGGCGCGGCGCCGACTATGTGATGACCAAATTCGGCGTCCAGCCCGAACAATTGGGCGACGTCCTGGCCCTGATGGGCGACAGCGTCGACAATGTTCCCGGCATCCCCGGCATCGGTCCCAAGACCGCCGCCAAGCTGATCAGCGAATATGGCAATCTGGAAGCCGCGCTGGAGGCCGCGCCTTCGATGAAGAAGTCGAAGATGCAGGAAAATCTCATCGCCCATGCCGACATGGCGCGCCTTTCGCGCCGCCTCGTCGCGCTGCACGATGCGATGGACCTGCCTGAGCCGCTGGACGATCTGACGCTCAAGGGCATCCCCCTCGAACCGCTGCAGGCCTTCCTCGAACATCATGGCTTCAAGTCGCTGCTCGCCCGCGCGGGCGCGCCCGCCGCCGCCGTGGCGGTAGCGACCGCGGCCGCCGCCGTCAGCGAAGCCACGCCCCCCGCCGCCCCGGTCCATGAGGAAGAACCGCCCATCGACCGCAGCCTCTACGAAACGGTGGTGACGGAGGAAGCGCTGGACCGCTGGATCGCCGCCGCCCATGCGGAGGGGCTGGTCGCGGTCGATACCGAGACCGACATGCTGGATTGCGTGTCCTGCGCGCTGGTCGGCGTCAGCCTGGCCGTCGGTCCCAACGCCGCCTGCTACATCCCCGTCGGCCATGGTGGAAAGGACATGTTCGCGGAGAAGCCGGACCAGCTTCCCCTCGCCCTCGTCCTCGGCAAATTGAAGCCGCTGCTGGAGGACGACAGCGTCCTCAAGATCGGCCAGAACCTCAAATATGACATGACGGTCCTGCGCCGCTTGGGCATAGAGATCGCCCCCTATGACGACACCATCGTCATGAGCTTCGACCTGGACGCCGGGCAAAGCCTGGCGGGCCACGGCATGGACGAGGCGGCGAAGGTCCACTTGGGCCATATATGCATCAGCTTCAAGGATGTGTGCGGCGCCGGCAAGAGCCAGATCAGCTTCGCGGAAGTCCCGCTCGACAAGGCGACCGAATATGCCGCGGAGGATGCGGACGTCACGCTGCGCCTGTGGAAGCTGTTCAAGACCCGCGTCGCCAACGAAGGCGCGACCCGCGTCTATGAACTGGTCGACCGCCCGCTCGTCGGCGTCATCGCGAAGATGGAGCATGAAGGCATCAAGGTCGACCGCGAGGCGCTGTCCCGCCTGTCAGCCGAATTCACCGCGGGCATCGCCGCGCTGGAGACGGAAATCCATGGCTTGGCAGGCCAGCCCTTCGCCATCGGCTCTACCCAGCAACTGGGCGCGATCCTGTTCGACAAAATGGGTTACAAGGGCGGCCGGAAGGGCAAGTCCGGCGCCTATTCCACCGACGTCACCATCCTGGAGCAATTGAAGGCCCAGGGTGCCGAAATCGCCGGAAAAATCCTCGACTGGCGCCAGCTTTCGAAACTGAAATCCACCTATACCGACGCGCTCCAGGCCCAGATCAACAGGGACACCGGCCGCGTCCACACCAGCTACAGCCTGTCCGGCGCGCAAACCGGCCGCCTGTCCTCGACCGACCCCAATCTCCAGAACATCCCGATCCGTACCGAAGTGGGCCGCCAGATCCGCCACGCCTTCGTCGCGGAACCGGGCAATGTCATCCTGGCGGCGGACTATAGCCAGATCGAACTGCGTCTCGCCGCCCATATGGCGGACGTACCCGCGCTGAAGGAAGCTTTCGCCAATGGCGAGGACATCCATGCCGCCACCGCCCAGCAATTGTTCGGGGAAGTCAACCGCGACACCCGCGGCCGGGCCAAGACGATCAACTTCGCGATCCTCTACGGCATCAGCCGCTGGGGCCTGGCCGGACGGCTGGAGATCAGCGCCGACGAAGCGCAGGACATGATCAGCCGCTATTATGAGCGCTTCCCCGGCATCAGCATCTACATCACCGACACGATCGAAAAGGCACGCTCAAGGGGCTATACAGAGACCCTTTTCGGACGGAAGACATGGTTCCCGCGCATCAAGGCATCTATCCAGCATGAACGGCAGGGCGCAGAGCGCGCCGCGATCAACGCGCCGATCCAGGGCACCAGCGCCGACATCATCAAGCGCGCCATGGCCCGCATGGGACCGGCGCTGGCGGCGGAGGGGCTGCATAAGGTCAAGATGCTGCTGCAAGTGCATGACGAACTGGTGTTCGAACTGCCCGCAGGCGATGTCGAGCAGGCCGGCGCGGTCATCCGCCGCGTGATGGAAGGCGCCGCCGAGCCGATCGTGAAACTCAGCGTGCCGCTAGGCGTCGAAATCGGCCATGGTCCAAGTTGGGGCGCGGCGCATTAA
- a CDS encoding SPFH domain-containing protein — MLTTFALTVTFLVLFYLAVSVKVVRQGYQYTIERFGRFTEVARPGLNFYPAFFYAVGRKINMMEQVVDIPGQEIITKDNAMVSVDGVVFFQVLDAAKAAYEVSELYVAIMQLATTNLRTVMGSMDLDETLSKRDEINARLLSVVDHATNAWGIKITRVELKDIRPPADIVNAMGRQMKAEREKRALILESEGLRASEILKAEGQKQSQILEAEGRREAAFRDAEAREREAEAEAKATQMVSDAIANGNAQAINYFIAQKYVEAVSQFATSPNAKTILFPVEATQLIGTLGGIGALAKEALGDAPPPPTPTAPRRGPFGQAQT; from the coding sequence ATGCTGACGACATTCGCGCTGACAGTGACATTCCTGGTGCTCTTCTATCTGGCGGTGAGCGTCAAGGTCGTGCGCCAGGGCTATCAATATACCATCGAACGCTTCGGCCGCTTCACCGAAGTCGCGCGCCCCGGCCTGAATTTCTATCCCGCCTTCTTCTATGCCGTCGGGCGGAAGATCAACATGATGGAGCAGGTGGTCGACATTCCGGGGCAGGAAATCATCACCAAGGACAATGCCATGGTGTCGGTCGACGGCGTGGTGTTCTTCCAGGTGCTGGACGCGGCCAAGGCGGCCTATGAAGTGTCGGAACTCTATGTCGCGATCATGCAGCTCGCCACCACCAACCTGCGCACGGTGATGGGGTCGATGGACCTGGACGAAACCCTGTCCAAGCGCGACGAGATCAACGCCCGCCTGCTGTCGGTGGTCGATCACGCCACCAACGCATGGGGCATCAAGATCACCCGCGTCGAATTGAAGGACATCCGCCCGCCCGCCGACATCGTCAACGCCATGGGCCGCCAGATGAAGGCCGAACGCGAAAAGCGCGCCCTCATCCTGGAATCGGAAGGCCTGCGCGCTTCGGAAATCCTGAAGGCCGAAGGACAGAAGCAGAGCCAGATACTGGAAGCCGAGGGCCGCCGCGAAGCCGCCTTCCGCGACGCCGAAGCCCGCGAGCGCGAGGCGGAGGCGGAAGCCAAGGCGACGCAGATGGTGTCGGACGCCATCGCGAACGGCAACGCGCAGGCGATCAACTATTTCATCGCGCAAAAATATGTGGAGGCGGTGAGCCAGTTCGCCACCTCCCCCAATGCCAAGACGATCCTCTTCCCGGTCGAGGCGACCCAGTTGATCGGCACGCTGGGCGGCATCGGCGCGCTGGCGAAGGAGGCGCTGGGTGACGCGCCGCCGCCCCCAACGCCCACCGCGCCGCGCCGCGGCCCGTTCGGGCAGGCCCAGACATGA
- a CDS encoding HpcH/HpaI aldolase/citrate lyase family protein: protein MLLRHARSLLFLPASNPRAIAKARTLPCDMVILDLEDAVPDDRKEEALANAVEAVAEGFGGRLAAVRINVEGAPSHGREMVALKGSAVDYVVLPKVETPKQVKDVFSVCQKPVIAMIESAAGVVAVQAIAAAEGCAGLFMGNNDLRQDLGIPPSAGRDGLALSLQSAILAARAARIAVFDGVFNRLDDEAGFESECAAGHVLGFDGKTLIHPSQVPVANQVFGPDPQAVADARRLIEAATGGAERFEGRMIESMHVEEARALIARAEAVTN from the coding sequence ATGTTGTTGCGCCACGCCCGATCGCTGCTTTTCCTGCCCGCGTCCAACCCCCGCGCCATCGCCAAGGCGCGGACCTTGCCCTGCGACATGGTGATACTGGACCTGGAGGATGCGGTGCCCGACGACCGCAAGGAAGAGGCGCTGGCCAATGCGGTCGAAGCCGTGGCTGAAGGCTTTGGCGGGCGTCTGGCGGCGGTGCGCATCAATGTCGAGGGCGCGCCGTCGCATGGGCGGGAGATGGTGGCGCTGAAAGGGTCCGCCGTCGATTATGTCGTGCTGCCCAAGGTGGAAACGCCCAAGCAGGTGAAGGATGTGTTCAGCGTCTGCCAGAAACCGGTGATCGCGATGATCGAAAGCGCCGCGGGCGTCGTCGCGGTACAGGCGATCGCGGCGGCGGAGGGCTGCGCGGGGCTGTTCATGGGCAATAACGATCTGCGGCAGGATCTGGGAATTCCGCCGTCTGCCGGACGGGACGGTCTGGCGCTGTCCCTGCAATCGGCCATATTGGCGGCGCGGGCAGCCCGGATCGCGGTGTTCGACGGGGTGTTCAATCGGCTGGACGATGAGGCCGGGTTCGAAAGCGAATGCGCGGCGGGGCATGTTCTGGGCTTTGACGGCAAGACGCTGATCCACCCGAGCCAGGTGCCGGTCGCCAATCAGGTGTTCGGTCCCGATCCCCAGGCCGTGGCGGATGCGCGCCGGCTGATCGAGGCGGCGACCGGCGGCGCCGAGCGCTTCGAGGGACGCATGATCGAAAGCATGCATGTGGAGGAAGCCAGGGCGCTGATCGCCAGGGCCGAGGCTGTGACGAATTAG
- a CDS encoding mannose-1-phosphate guanylyltransferase/mannose-6-phosphate isomerase produces the protein MPGTEEKVFQQVTPVILAGGSGTRLWPLSRKSYPKQFVPLLGEQTLFRSVVERLSGAGEGFAFGRPVVLTNATFRFIVAEQLAQEAVDPRAIIIEPSVRNTAPAILAAALHLAAGDPDAVMLVAPSDHVVPDAEAFRAAVSQGLAASRTGDLVTFGIQPARPETGYGYLQVVAKPDGSGAPITLKRFVEKPDAARAQEMLASGDHLWNAGIFLFAARDLIAAFERHAPDVLAAVRPAVDGAEGDLGFLRLAAEAWDEAPDISIDYAIMERADNLSVVPYDSGWSDLGGWDAVWSHAGPDGDGVAVSGGATAIDCGDTLLRSDSEGMELVGIGLNNIIAVAMSDAVLIADKSRSQDVKLAVEALKKKGAVQAEAFPKDHRPWGWWERLVMGERFQVKRISVLPGQSLSLQSHFHRSEHWIVVEGTARVTVGEEVTLLTENQSIYVPAGAKHRLENPGKIPVEFIEVQTGTYLGEDDIIRYEDRYARK, from the coding sequence ATGCCAGGTACCGAAGAGAAAGTGTTTCAGCAGGTTACGCCGGTCATATTGGCGGGCGGATCGGGGACGCGGCTCTGGCCGTTGTCGCGCAAATCCTATCCCAAGCAGTTCGTGCCCTTGCTGGGCGAACAGACGCTGTTCCGTTCCGTCGTGGAGCGGTTGTCCGGCGCTGGGGAGGGTTTTGCCTTCGGACGTCCGGTCGTGCTGACCAACGCGACCTTCCGCTTCATCGTGGCTGAGCAACTGGCGCAGGAGGCGGTGGACCCGCGCGCCATCATCATAGAGCCTTCGGTGCGCAACACCGCGCCCGCCATATTGGCGGCGGCGCTGCACTTGGCGGCGGGCGACCCGGATGCGGTGATGCTGGTCGCGCCGTCCGATCATGTGGTGCCGGATGCGGAGGCTTTCCGGGCTGCCGTCAGCCAGGGGCTGGCCGCTTCCCGTACTGGCGATCTGGTGACTTTCGGCATTCAGCCGGCTCGGCCGGAGACGGGCTATGGCTATTTGCAGGTCGTGGCCAAGCCGGATGGATCGGGCGCGCCGATCACGCTCAAGCGCTTCGTGGAAAAGCCGGATGCTGCGCGCGCGCAGGAAATGCTGGCGAGCGGCGACCACCTCTGGAATGCGGGCATTTTCCTGTTTGCGGCAAGGGATCTGATCGCGGCGTTCGAGCGTCACGCGCCCGATGTGCTGGCGGCGGTGAGGCCCGCCGTGGATGGAGCGGAAGGCGATCTGGGCTTCCTGCGGCTGGCCGCGGAGGCGTGGGACGAGGCGCCGGATATCTCCATCGACTATGCGATCATGGAGCGGGCCGACAATCTGTCGGTCGTGCCCTATGATTCCGGCTGGTCCGACCTGGGCGGCTGGGACGCGGTGTGGAGCCATGCGGGGCCGGACGGGGACGGCGTGGCCGTGAGCGGCGGGGCGACGGCCATCGATTGCGGCGACACGCTGCTGCGCTCCGACAGCGAGGGCATGGAACTGGTCGGCATCGGGCTCAACAACATCATCGCGGTGGCGATGAGCGATGCGGTGCTGATCGCCGACAAATCGCGTTCCCAGGACGTGAAGCTGGCCGTCGAGGCGCTCAAGAAGAAGGGCGCGGTCCAGGCGGAGGCTTTTCCCAAGGATCACCGGCCATGGGGCTGGTGGGAACGGCTGGTCATGGGCGAGCGGTTTCAGGTGAAGCGGATTTCCGTGCTGCCGGGCCAATCGCTGAGTTTGCAGAGCCACTTCCATCGGTCGGAACATTGGATCGTCGTCGAGGGGACGGCCCGGGTCACGGTGGGCGAAGAAGTGACGCTGCTGACGGAGAACCAGTCGATTTACGTGCCCGCCGGGGCGAAGCATCGGTTGGAAAATCCGGGCAAGATTCCCGTGGAGTTCATCGAGGTGCAGACCGGAACCTATCTGGGGGAGGACGATATCATCCGTTATGAGGATCGGTACGCACGGAAATAA